Proteins from a single region of Urocitellus parryii isolate mUroPar1 chromosome 4, mUroPar1.hap1, whole genome shotgun sequence:
- the Gbgt1 gene encoding globoside alpha-1,3-N-acetylgalactosaminyltransferase 1 isoform X3, whose protein sequence is MLRWRPALGLGLCLLAGPSLWALWAYVRNWPPVSYVPYYLPCPEIFNLQLQHKGEEPLQPVAQPTELLTLTPWLAPIVSEGTFNPELLQLIYQPLNLTIGVTVFAVGKYTRFVQHFLDSAEEFFMRGYRVHYYIFTHDPAAIPRVPLGAGRLLSIIPVRRHSHWEEISTRRMEIISLHIAKSAHREVDYLFCLDVDMVFRNLWGPETLGDLVAAIHPGYFIASRQQFPYERRRASTAFVADSEGDFYYGGAVFGGRVASVYEFTRVCHMAILADKANGIMAIWQEESHLNRHFISHKPSKVLSPEYLWDDRKPQPPSLKLIRFSTVNKDTSWLRS, encoded by the exons ATGCTCCGCTGGAgaccagccctgggcctggggctctgcCTGCTGGCCGGACCAAGCCTCTGGGCCCTGTG GGCCTATGTCAGGAACTGGCCGCCCGTCTCCTATGTGCCCTACTACCTCCCCTGCCCAGAGATCTT CAACCTGCAGCTGCAGCACAAGGGGGAGGAGCCCCTCCAGCCTGTGGCACA GCCCACGGAGCTGCTGACACTCACGCCCTGGTTGGCGCCCATTGTCTCCGAGGGAACCTTCAACCCAGAGTTGCTGCAGCTCATCTACCAGCCGCTGAACCTGACCATCGGAGTCACCGTGTTTGCCGTGGGGAA GTACACCCGCTTTGTCCAGCACTTCCTGGACTCGGCCGAGGAGTTCTTCATGCGTGGCTACCGCGTGCACTACTACATCTTCACCCACGACCCTGCAGCCATTCCCAGGGTCCCGCTGGGTGCTGGCCGGCTGCTCAGCATCATCCCCGTCAGGCGCCACTCTCACTGGGAGGAGATTTCCACACGCCGCATGGAGATCATCAGCCTGCACATAGCCAAGAGCGCACACCGGGAGGTAGACTACCTCTTCTGCCTTGATGTAGACATGGTGTTCAGGAACCTGTGGGGTCCTGAGACCTTGGGGGACCTTGTGGCTGCCATTCACCCTGGCTACTTCATTGCCTCCCGCCAGCAGTTCCCCTACGAGCGGAGGAGAGCCTCCACTGCCTTTGTGGCCGACAGCGAGGGGGACTTCTATTATGGTGGGGCAGTCTTTGGGGGGCGAGTGGCCAGTGTATATGAATTTACCAGGGTCTGCCATATGGCCATCCTGGCAGACAAAGCCAATGGCATCATGGCCATCTGGCAAGAGGAGAGCCACCTGAACCGCCACTTTATCTCACACAAGCCATCCAAGGTGCTGTCCCCGGAGTacctctgggatgacaggaaGCCCCAGCCGCCCAGCCTAAAGCTGATCCGCTTTTCTACAGTCAACAAGGATACCAGCTGGTTGAGGAGCTGA
- the Gbgt1 gene encoding globoside alpha-1,3-N-acetylgalactosaminyltransferase 1 isoform X1: MLRAEAQVFWGTSASQDRQEAGSEPACPGRKGTVWPRSHWSLKVARLWCSTQPCSAGDQPWAWGSACWPDQASGPCGPMSGTGRPSPMCPTTSPAQRSSTCSCSTRGRSPSSLWHSLCTLSPSCWSRGRRQRETWHRRGPTELLTLTPWLAPIVSEGTFNPELLQLIYQPLNLTIGVTVFAVGKYTRFVQHFLDSAEEFFMRGYRVHYYIFTHDPAAIPRVPLGAGRLLSIIPVRRHSHWEEISTRRMEIISLHIAKSAHREVDYLFCLDVDMVFRNLWGPETLGDLVAAIHPGYFIASRQQFPYERRRASTAFVADSEGDFYYGGAVFGGRVASVYEFTRVCHMAILADKANGIMAIWQEESHLNRHFISHKPSKVLSPEYLWDDRKPQPPSLKLIRFSTVNKDTSWLRS, translated from the exons ATGCTGCGTGCTGAAgcccag GTGTTTTGGGGAACCTCAGCATCTCAGGACCGCCAAGAGGCAGGCTCAGAGCCTGCCTGCCCTGGGAGGAAAGGGACTGTTTGGCCAAGGAGCCATTGGTCTCTGAAAGTGGCCAGGCTCTGGTGCAGCACTCAGCCATGCTCCGCTGGAgaccagccctgggcctggggctctgcCTGCTGGCCGGACCAAGCCTCTGGGCCCTGTG GGCCTATGTCAGGAACTGGCCGCCCGTCTCCTATGTGCCCTACTACCTCCCCTGCCCAGAGATCTT CAACCTGCAGCTGCAGCACAAGGGGGAGGAGCCCCTCCAGCCTGTGGCACA GCCTCTGTACCCTCAGCCCAAGCTGCTGGAGCAGAggtaggaggcagagagagacctGGCATCGGCGGGG GCCCACGGAGCTGCTGACACTCACGCCCTGGTTGGCGCCCATTGTCTCCGAGGGAACCTTCAACCCAGAGTTGCTGCAGCTCATCTACCAGCCGCTGAACCTGACCATCGGAGTCACCGTGTTTGCCGTGGGGAA GTACACCCGCTTTGTCCAGCACTTCCTGGACTCGGCCGAGGAGTTCTTCATGCGTGGCTACCGCGTGCACTACTACATCTTCACCCACGACCCTGCAGCCATTCCCAGGGTCCCGCTGGGTGCTGGCCGGCTGCTCAGCATCATCCCCGTCAGGCGCCACTCTCACTGGGAGGAGATTTCCACACGCCGCATGGAGATCATCAGCCTGCACATAGCCAAGAGCGCACACCGGGAGGTAGACTACCTCTTCTGCCTTGATGTAGACATGGTGTTCAGGAACCTGTGGGGTCCTGAGACCTTGGGGGACCTTGTGGCTGCCATTCACCCTGGCTACTTCATTGCCTCCCGCCAGCAGTTCCCCTACGAGCGGAGGAGAGCCTCCACTGCCTTTGTGGCCGACAGCGAGGGGGACTTCTATTATGGTGGGGCAGTCTTTGGGGGGCGAGTGGCCAGTGTATATGAATTTACCAGGGTCTGCCATATGGCCATCCTGGCAGACAAAGCCAATGGCATCATGGCCATCTGGCAAGAGGAGAGCCACCTGAACCGCCACTTTATCTCACACAAGCCATCCAAGGTGCTGTCCCCGGAGTacctctgggatgacaggaaGCCCCAGCCGCCCAGCCTAAAGCTGATCCGCTTTTCTACAGTCAACAAGGATACCAGCTGGTTGAGGAGCTGA
- the Gbgt1 gene encoding globoside alpha-1,3-N-acetylgalactosaminyltransferase 1 isoform X2 — MLRWRPALGLGLCLLAGPSLWALWAYVRNWPPVSYVPYYLPCPEIFNLQLQHKGEEPLQPVAQPLYPQPKLLEQRPTELLTLTPWLAPIVSEGTFNPELLQLIYQPLNLTIGVTVFAVGKYTRFVQHFLDSAEEFFMRGYRVHYYIFTHDPAAIPRVPLGAGRLLSIIPVRRHSHWEEISTRRMEIISLHIAKSAHREVDYLFCLDVDMVFRNLWGPETLGDLVAAIHPGYFIASRQQFPYERRRASTAFVADSEGDFYYGGAVFGGRVASVYEFTRVCHMAILADKANGIMAIWQEESHLNRHFISHKPSKVLSPEYLWDDRKPQPPSLKLIRFSTVNKDTSWLRS; from the exons ATGCTCCGCTGGAgaccagccctgggcctggggctctgcCTGCTGGCCGGACCAAGCCTCTGGGCCCTGTG GGCCTATGTCAGGAACTGGCCGCCCGTCTCCTATGTGCCCTACTACCTCCCCTGCCCAGAGATCTT CAACCTGCAGCTGCAGCACAAGGGGGAGGAGCCCCTCCAGCCTGTGGCACA GCCTCTGTACCCTCAGCCCAAGCTGCTGGAGCAGAg GCCCACGGAGCTGCTGACACTCACGCCCTGGTTGGCGCCCATTGTCTCCGAGGGAACCTTCAACCCAGAGTTGCTGCAGCTCATCTACCAGCCGCTGAACCTGACCATCGGAGTCACCGTGTTTGCCGTGGGGAA GTACACCCGCTTTGTCCAGCACTTCCTGGACTCGGCCGAGGAGTTCTTCATGCGTGGCTACCGCGTGCACTACTACATCTTCACCCACGACCCTGCAGCCATTCCCAGGGTCCCGCTGGGTGCTGGCCGGCTGCTCAGCATCATCCCCGTCAGGCGCCACTCTCACTGGGAGGAGATTTCCACACGCCGCATGGAGATCATCAGCCTGCACATAGCCAAGAGCGCACACCGGGAGGTAGACTACCTCTTCTGCCTTGATGTAGACATGGTGTTCAGGAACCTGTGGGGTCCTGAGACCTTGGGGGACCTTGTGGCTGCCATTCACCCTGGCTACTTCATTGCCTCCCGCCAGCAGTTCCCCTACGAGCGGAGGAGAGCCTCCACTGCCTTTGTGGCCGACAGCGAGGGGGACTTCTATTATGGTGGGGCAGTCTTTGGGGGGCGAGTGGCCAGTGTATATGAATTTACCAGGGTCTGCCATATGGCCATCCTGGCAGACAAAGCCAATGGCATCATGGCCATCTGGCAAGAGGAGAGCCACCTGAACCGCCACTTTATCTCACACAAGCCATCCAAGGTGCTGTCCCCGGAGTacctctgggatgacaggaaGCCCCAGCCGCCCAGCCTAAAGCTGATCCGCTTTTCTACAGTCAACAAGGATACCAGCTGGTTGAGGAGCTGA
- the Gbgt1 gene encoding globoside alpha-1,3-N-acetylgalactosaminyltransferase 1 isoform X4 → MLRAEAQVFWGTSASQDRQEAGSEPACPGRKGTVWPRSHWSLKVARLWCSTQPCSAGDQPWAWGSACWPDQASGPCGPMSGTGRPSPMCPTTSPAQRSSTCSCSTRGRSPSSLWHSLCTLSPSCWSRGRRQRETWHRRGPTELLTLTPWLAPIVSEGTFNPELLQLIYQPLNLTIGVTVFAVGKYTRFVQHFLDSAEEFFMRGYRVHYYIFTHDPAAIPRVPLGAGRLLSIIPVRRHSHWEEISTRRMEIISLHIAKSAHREPSKVLSPEYLWDDRKPQPPSLKLIRFSTVNKDTSWLRS, encoded by the exons ATGCTGCGTGCTGAAgcccag GTGTTTTGGGGAACCTCAGCATCTCAGGACCGCCAAGAGGCAGGCTCAGAGCCTGCCTGCCCTGGGAGGAAAGGGACTGTTTGGCCAAGGAGCCATTGGTCTCTGAAAGTGGCCAGGCTCTGGTGCAGCACTCAGCCATGCTCCGCTGGAgaccagccctgggcctggggctctgcCTGCTGGCCGGACCAAGCCTCTGGGCCCTGTG GGCCTATGTCAGGAACTGGCCGCCCGTCTCCTATGTGCCCTACTACCTCCCCTGCCCAGAGATCTT CAACCTGCAGCTGCAGCACAAGGGGGAGGAGCCCCTCCAGCCTGTGGCACA GCCTCTGTACCCTCAGCCCAAGCTGCTGGAGCAGAggtaggaggcagagagagacctGGCATCGGCGGGG GCCCACGGAGCTGCTGACACTCACGCCCTGGTTGGCGCCCATTGTCTCCGAGGGAACCTTCAACCCAGAGTTGCTGCAGCTCATCTACCAGCCGCTGAACCTGACCATCGGAGTCACCGTGTTTGCCGTGGGGAA GTACACCCGCTTTGTCCAGCACTTCCTGGACTCGGCCGAGGAGTTCTTCATGCGTGGCTACCGCGTGCACTACTACATCTTCACCCACGACCCTGCAGCCATTCCCAGGGTCCCGCTGGGTGCTGGCCGGCTGCTCAGCATCATCCCCGTCAGGCGCCACTCTCACTGGGAGGAGATTTCCACACGCCGCATGGAGATCATCAGCCTGCACATAGCCAAGAGCGCACACCGGGAG CCATCCAAGGTGCTGTCCCCGGAGTacctctgggatgacaggaaGCCCCAGCCGCCCAGCCTAAAGCTGATCCGCTTTTCTACAGTCAACAAGGATACCAGCTGGTTGAGGAGCTGA
- the Gbgt1 gene encoding globoside alpha-1,3-N-acetylgalactosaminyltransferase 1 isoform X5, which produces MRGYRVHYYIFTHDPAAIPRVPLGAGRLLSIIPVRRHSHWEEISTRRMEIISLHIAKSAHREVDYLFCLDVDMVFRNLWGPETLGDLVAAIHPGYFIASRQQFPYERRRASTAFVADSEGDFYYGGAVFGGRVASVYEFTRVCHMAILADKANGIMAIWQEESHLNRHFISHKPSKVLSPEYLWDDRKPQPPSLKLIRFSTVNKDTSWLRS; this is translated from the coding sequence ATGCGTGGCTACCGCGTGCACTACTACATCTTCACCCACGACCCTGCAGCCATTCCCAGGGTCCCGCTGGGTGCTGGCCGGCTGCTCAGCATCATCCCCGTCAGGCGCCACTCTCACTGGGAGGAGATTTCCACACGCCGCATGGAGATCATCAGCCTGCACATAGCCAAGAGCGCACACCGGGAGGTAGACTACCTCTTCTGCCTTGATGTAGACATGGTGTTCAGGAACCTGTGGGGTCCTGAGACCTTGGGGGACCTTGTGGCTGCCATTCACCCTGGCTACTTCATTGCCTCCCGCCAGCAGTTCCCCTACGAGCGGAGGAGAGCCTCCACTGCCTTTGTGGCCGACAGCGAGGGGGACTTCTATTATGGTGGGGCAGTCTTTGGGGGGCGAGTGGCCAGTGTATATGAATTTACCAGGGTCTGCCATATGGCCATCCTGGCAGACAAAGCCAATGGCATCATGGCCATCTGGCAAGAGGAGAGCCACCTGAACCGCCACTTTATCTCACACAAGCCATCCAAGGTGCTGTCCCCGGAGTacctctgggatgacaggaaGCCCCAGCCGCCCAGCCTAAAGCTGATCCGCTTTTCTACAGTCAACAAGGATACCAGCTGGTTGAGGAGCTGA